In one Bacillus thuringiensis genomic region, the following are encoded:
- the divIC gene encoding cell division protein DivIC: protein MRELRQRTIEKQSPNPVKEHIIQTDENRKRLYRRLAVFLVFTFTIIASISVTFYQQNSSIKAKEAKVKDMKKELDSLTNKEKSLKDEVQKLNDEEYVLKIARRDYFFSGKGEIIFPVSK from the coding sequence ATGAGGGAACTGAGACAAAGAACAATCGAAAAACAGAGTCCAAATCCTGTTAAAGAGCATATAATACAAACGGATGAGAACAGGAAGCGACTTTATCGCCGTTTAGCGGTTTTTCTTGTCTTTACTTTTACAATTATTGCGAGTATTAGTGTAACGTTTTATCAACAAAACAGTTCCATTAAAGCAAAAGAAGCAAAAGTTAAGGACATGAAAAAAGAACTGGATTCATTAACGAATAAAGAAAAAAGTCTAAAAGACGAAGTTCAAAAGTTAAATGATGAAGAGTACGTATTAAAGATTGCTAGAAGGGATTATTTCTTCTCTGGTAAAGGGGAGATAATTTTTCCTGTTTCTAAGTAG
- a CDS encoding S1 domain-containing RNA-binding protein translates to MSIEVGSKLQGKVTGITNFGAFVELPEGLTGLVHISEVADNYVKDINDHLKVGDQVEVKVINVEKDGKIGLSIKKAKEREKTEGDRPRGEYQRGGDQQRSGRPQRNNRSFNRDNRGGGNDRAPKETFEQKMARFLKDSEDRLTSLKRNTESKRGGRGARRG, encoded by the coding sequence ATGTCAATCGAGGTAGGCAGCAAGTTACAGGGTAAAGTAACAGGTATTACAAATTTTGGGGCTTTTGTGGAGCTGCCAGAGGGCTTAACGGGTCTTGTTCATATTAGTGAAGTTGCTGATAACTATGTAAAAGATATTAACGATCACTTAAAAGTGGGCGACCAAGTAGAAGTAAAAGTTATTAATGTTGAAAAAGATGGAAAGATTGGTTTATCTATCAAAAAAGCGAAAGAACGTGAAAAAACAGAAGGAGATCGTCCACGCGGTGAATACCAACGCGGTGGTGATCAACAACGTTCTGGACGTCCACAACGTAATAATCGCTCTTTCAACAGAGATAATCGCGGTGGCGGTAACGACCGAGCTCCGAAAGAAACATTTGAGCAAAAGATGGCACGCTTCTTAAAAGATAGCGAAGATCGCTTAACTTCTTTAAAGCGTAACACAGAGTCTAAACGTGGTGGCCGTGGCGCGCGTCGCGGATAA
- the spoIIE gene encoding stage II sporulation protein E yields the protein MPKAGRNTMNTSALAMNESQLGGIKWTSKLRMKFEQVFFRWGFIIVVIGFLLGRAYILTNILPFALPFFAAVYVMKRDKMPLAFLALMGGALSVSIDNLFFTFASIFTFFIYNIFFSRFTRKTVGLVPFQVFISALTAHLVVVYFAQQTVTMYDLLVSTIEAGLSFVLTMIFLQSVPLLVERKGKQQALETEEIVCLIILLASVLTGTTDWFVYDASIQHIFTRYLVLVFAFIAGAATGSTVGVVTGLILSLANVSSLSQLSLLAFSGLLGGLLKEGKRLGVSLGLLIGTSLITLYVDKQTNIVTTLIESGVAIVIFLLTPQLVLDRIAKFMPGTQEHSQDQQQYLRRMRDVTANKINQFANVFAALSNSFSVYGYVEEEDKETEADLFLSTITAKTCQTCFKKDQCWVVNFDKTYDYMKQIMNETEEGTLQHNRKLVREWDKHCVRGKKVTDLVAGELDHFYEGQKLRKQMKENRRIVAEQLLGVSKVMEDFAKEIQRERENHQVQEEQIMQAFRDFGVEVEHVDIYCLDRGSIDIEMLIPVASNEHGECEKLVAPMLSDILKENIVVKHEEKSSYPNGHSLISFGSAKTYSLDTGLATAAKGGGFVSGDSYAMMDLSVGKYALAISDGMGNGQRAHMESKETVKLLQKILQSGIDEEIAIKSINSILSLRTTEEMFTTLDLAMVDLRDASARFLKIGSTPSFVKRANNILKIEASNLPMGIIEDVEVDVVGEQLKTGDILIMMSDGIFEGAQHVENHELWMKRKIKELQTEDPQEIADIIMEEVIRSCDGYINDDMTIVVAKVKKNMPKWATIPIVGMQAQ from the coding sequence ATGCCTAAAGCAGGAAGGAATACTATGAATACAAGTGCATTGGCAATGAATGAGAGTCAGCTTGGAGGAATAAAGTGGACGAGTAAGTTGCGAATGAAATTTGAGCAAGTTTTCTTTAGATGGGGATTTATTATTGTTGTTATTGGTTTTCTTTTGGGACGAGCATATATATTAACAAATATTTTACCGTTTGCACTGCCATTTTTTGCTGCTGTTTATGTTATGAAGCGGGATAAGATGCCGCTAGCATTTTTAGCTCTAATGGGAGGAGCTCTTTCAGTATCGATAGATAATTTGTTTTTTACCTTTGCATCCATCTTTACCTTCTTCATTTATAATATCTTCTTTAGTCGATTTACACGTAAAACTGTTGGACTTGTTCCATTTCAAGTATTTATCTCCGCATTAACAGCACACTTAGTTGTTGTATATTTTGCGCAACAAACTGTCACCATGTACGATTTACTCGTTAGTACTATCGAGGCTGGACTTAGTTTCGTATTAACTATGATATTTTTACAAAGTGTCCCGCTTTTAGTGGAAAGGAAAGGAAAACAACAGGCATTAGAGACGGAAGAAATTGTTTGTTTGATTATATTACTAGCATCTGTTTTAACAGGTACAACAGATTGGTTTGTATATGATGCTTCTATTCAACATATTTTTACAAGGTATTTAGTGCTAGTATTTGCATTTATTGCGGGTGCTGCCACAGGATCTACAGTGGGGGTTGTAACAGGACTAATATTAAGTTTAGCAAATGTGTCTAGCTTGTCTCAGCTTAGCCTTCTTGCTTTTTCTGGATTGCTTGGTGGATTGTTAAAAGAAGGGAAGCGTTTAGGTGTTAGTTTAGGTTTATTAATTGGGACAAGCTTAATTACATTATATGTAGACAAACAGACAAATATTGTAACAACTTTAATTGAGTCAGGTGTAGCGATTGTTATCTTCTTATTAACACCGCAGCTTGTTTTGGATCGTATTGCTAAATTTATGCCAGGTACACAAGAGCATTCGCAAGATCAACAACAATATTTAAGAAGGATGCGTGATGTTACAGCAAATAAAATCAACCAATTTGCAAATGTATTTGCTGCTTTATCTAATAGCTTTTCTGTATATGGGTATGTAGAGGAAGAAGATAAAGAGACAGAAGCAGATTTGTTTTTGAGTACAATTACTGCGAAAACATGTCAAACATGCTTTAAAAAGGATCAATGCTGGGTAGTGAATTTTGATAAAACGTACGATTATATGAAACAAATAATGAATGAAACGGAAGAAGGAACCCTGCAACATAATCGTAAATTAGTTCGTGAGTGGGACAAGCATTGTGTGAGAGGGAAAAAAGTGACGGATTTAGTAGCAGGTGAATTAGATCACTTCTATGAGGGTCAAAAATTACGAAAACAAATGAAGGAAAATCGTAGAATAGTAGCCGAGCAACTATTAGGTGTATCAAAGGTTATGGAGGATTTTGCTAAGGAGATACAACGAGAGCGTGAAAATCATCAAGTGCAGGAAGAACAGATTATGCAAGCGTTCCGTGATTTTGGTGTCGAAGTAGAGCATGTTGATATTTATTGTTTAGATAGAGGAAGTATTGATATTGAAATGTTAATTCCAGTTGCATCTAATGAACATGGTGAGTGTGAAAAATTAGTTGCACCGATGCTTTCGGATATCCTTAAAGAAAATATTGTCGTTAAACATGAAGAAAAGTCTTCTTATCCAAATGGCCATAGTTTAATATCATTTGGTTCGGCAAAGACGTATTCTCTTGATACAGGATTGGCTACAGCTGCAAAAGGCGGTGGATTTGTTTCGGGTGACTCTTATGCGATGATGGATTTAAGTGTTGGTAAATATGCACTTGCAATTAGTGATGGTATGGGTAATGGGCAAAGAGCTCATATGGAAAGTAAGGAAACGGTGAAATTATTACAAAAAATACTCCAATCAGGCATTGATGAAGAAATAGCAATTAAGTCTATCAATTCAATTCTTTCTTTGAGAACGACAGAAGAAATGTTTACGACATTAGATTTAGCTATGGTAGATTTGCGGGATGCGAGTGCAAGGTTTTTAAAGATTGGATCGACGCCGAGTTTTGTTAAACGTGCAAATAATATTTTGAAAATTGAAGCAAGTAATTTACCGATGGGAATCATCGAAGATGTTGAAGTTGATGTGGTGGGTGAACAATTAAAAACGGGCGATATTCTTATTATGATGAGCGATGGGATTTTTGAAGGAGCGCAGCATGTGGAGAATCATGAATTGTGGATGAAACGAAAAATTAAAGAATTGCAAACCGAAGACCCGCAAGAAATTGCTGATATCATTATGGAAGAAGTGATTCGCTCTTGTGACGGTTATATAAATGATGATATGACTATTGTAGTGGCAAAAGTGAAGAAAAATATGCCCAAGTGGGCTACGATTCCGATTGTAGGAATGCAGGCGCAGTAA
- the tilS gene encoding tRNA lysidine(34) synthetase TilS, with amino-acid sequence MKDTFVEKVDDFVKQHDVLKNDSTIVVGVSGGPDSLALLYYLLEKRAEKQLKIVVAHVDHMFRGDESYEDLQFVQGLCEELGIICETIRINVSQYQQQYGMNAQVAARECRYAFLERIMKKYDARYVALGHHGDDQVETILMRLVRGSTPKGYAGIAVKRPFHNGYLIRPLLGVTKEEIVDYCNKLNLMPRIDPSNKKEVYTRNRLRKYVLPHLKEENPQVHEKFQKFSVQMQEDEAYLQELAFEKMNKVITKKSDKQISLSIPAFESMSMPLQRRGIQLILNYLYEYKIPSSLSSIHIDKVIEFFKRTQPSGSLDFPGDLKIVRTYEECSFRFKQEIVSPFLQDLSVPGTITLLNGDEFVTEVSEDIPSNMNETVFVAKYNDISYPLRIRSRENGDRMSIQGMNGTKKIKAIFIEAKVPKEKREEWPVVCDASGTIIWVPLLKRSAFAISKEMAKKDKYMIIHYKSKESSGRIMK; translated from the coding sequence TTGAAAGATACATTTGTTGAAAAAGTAGATGACTTTGTAAAGCAGCATGATGTATTAAAGAATGATTCAACAATTGTTGTGGGAGTTTCTGGTGGTCCTGACTCGTTAGCGCTTTTATATTATTTATTAGAAAAAAGAGCGGAAAAACAGTTGAAAATTGTAGTTGCTCATGTGGATCATATGTTTAGAGGTGATGAATCTTATGAGGATTTACAATTTGTGCAGGGCCTTTGTGAAGAACTGGGAATTATTTGTGAAACGATAAGGATTAATGTATCACAATATCAACAGCAATACGGAATGAATGCACAGGTTGCTGCTAGAGAATGCAGATATGCATTTTTGGAAAGAATAATGAAGAAATATGATGCAAGATATGTTGCTCTTGGACATCATGGAGATGATCAAGTCGAGACAATTTTAATGCGTCTCGTAAGAGGGAGTACTCCGAAAGGATATGCAGGAATTGCAGTGAAGCGTCCTTTTCATAATGGATATTTAATTAGGCCGTTACTTGGCGTAACAAAGGAAGAAATTGTTGATTACTGTAATAAGCTAAATTTAATGCCACGTATAGATCCGAGTAATAAAAAGGAAGTATATACAAGGAATCGATTACGTAAATATGTCCTTCCTCATTTGAAAGAAGAAAATCCACAAGTGCATGAGAAATTCCAAAAATTTAGCGTGCAGATGCAAGAGGATGAGGCCTATTTGCAGGAATTAGCTTTTGAGAAAATGAATAAAGTAATTACAAAAAAAAGTGATAAACAAATTAGCTTATCAATTCCTGCCTTTGAATCCATGTCTATGCCTTTACAAAGAAGAGGGATTCAACTAATATTAAACTATCTTTATGAATATAAGATTCCATCTTCTCTTTCTTCCATACATATTGACAAGGTGATTGAGTTTTTTAAGCGGACACAACCTTCAGGTTCACTTGATTTTCCGGGTGATTTGAAAATTGTTCGTACATACGAGGAGTGTAGCTTTAGATTTAAACAAGAAATTGTTTCTCCTTTTTTACAAGATTTATCAGTACCCGGGACCATTACGCTATTGAACGGGGATGAATTTGTAACAGAGGTGAGCGAAGATATACCAAGTAACATGAATGAAACAGTATTTGTTGCTAAGTATAATGATATATCATATCCACTTCGTATTCGTTCTAGGGAAAATGGAGATCGCATGTCAATACAAGGTATGAATGGCACGAAAAAGATAAAAGCTATTTTTATCGAAGCAAAAGTACCGAAAGAAAAAAGAGAAGAATGGCCGGTCGTTTGTGATGCAAGTGGGACCATTATTTGGGTACCCTTGTTGAAGCGATCTGCATTTGCAATTTCGAAAGAGATGGCAAAGAAGGATAAATATATGATTATTCACTACAAAAGCAAGGAGTCTTCCGGGAGGATAATGAAATGA
- the hpt gene encoding hypoxanthine phosphoribosyltransferase — protein MMNQDIEKVLISEEQIQEKVRELGAIVAEDYKNTVPLAIGVLKGAMPFMADLLKRTDTYLEMDFMAVSSYGHSTVSTGEVKILKDLDTSVEGRDILIVEDIIDSGLTLSYLVDLFKYRKAKSVKIVTLLDKPTGRKVDLKADYVGFTVPHEFVVGYGLDYKEQYRNLPYVGVLKPSVYSN, from the coding sequence ATGATGAATCAAGATATCGAAAAAGTATTAATTTCTGAAGAGCAAATACAAGAAAAGGTGCGCGAACTAGGTGCAATTGTTGCAGAGGATTATAAAAACACAGTACCTCTTGCAATTGGTGTATTAAAAGGCGCAATGCCATTCATGGCAGATTTATTAAAGAGAACAGATACATATCTTGAAATGGATTTTATGGCTGTATCTAGTTACGGTCACTCTACAGTTTCAACAGGCGAAGTGAAAATTTTAAAAGATCTTGACACTTCTGTAGAAGGTCGCGATATTTTAATCGTCGAAGATATTATTGATAGTGGTCTTACACTAAGCTACTTAGTAGACTTATTCAAATATCGTAAAGCGAAGTCTGTAAAAATTGTTACATTATTAGATAAGCCAACAGGCCGTAAGGTTGATCTGAAAGCGGATTATGTTGGATTTACTGTTCCACATGAATTTGTAGTAGGATATGGATTAGATTATAAAGAGCAGTACCGTAATCTTCCTTATGTAGGCGTATTAAAACCAAGCGTTTACTCAAATTAA
- the ftsH gene encoding ATP-dependent zinc metalloprotease FtsH, giving the protein MNRIFRNTIFYLLIFLVVIGIVSYFNGSTQKTTSVSYDKFITKLESGEVRNVQLQPKNGVFEVKGQFNNSSQGEQFVTYAPNTEELQKKINDKAKGAEVKYQPAEETSAWVTFFTSIIPFVIIFILFFFLLNQAQGGGSRVMNFGKSKAKLYNDEKKKVRFRDVAGADEEKQELVEVVEFLKDPRKFSEVGARIPKGVLLVGPPGTGKTLLARAVAGEAGVPFFSISGSDFVEMFVGVGASRVRDLFENAKKNAPCIIFIDEIDAVGRQRGAGLGGGHDEREQTLNQLLVEMDGFGANEGIIIVAATNRPDILDPALLRPGRFDRQITVDRPDVNGREAVLKVHARNKPLDEHINLRAIATRTPGFSGADLENLLNEAALVAARQDKKKIDMSDIDEATDRVIAGPAKKSRVISEKERNIVAFHEAGHTVIGVVLDEADVVHKVTIVPRGQAGGYAVMLPKEDRYFMTKPELLDKITGLLGGRVAEEIVFGEVSTGAHNDFQRATGIARRMVTEFGMSDKLGPMQFGSSQGGQVFLGRDFHSEQNYSDAIAHEIDMEMQSIMKECYARAKQILTENRDKLDIIAQTLLEVETLDAEQINHLCDYGRLPERPTSSDDVKVNINMKKDDEDKEDK; this is encoded by the coding sequence ATGAATCGTATCTTCCGTAATACCATCTTTTATTTACTGATATTCTTAGTAGTAATTGGAATCGTGAGCTATTTTAATGGTTCGACACAAAAAACGACATCAGTTAGCTACGACAAATTCATTACTAAACTAGAAAGCGGTGAAGTGCGTAATGTGCAACTTCAACCGAAAAATGGTGTATTTGAGGTAAAAGGACAATTTAATAACTCTAGCCAAGGAGAACAATTTGTTACTTATGCACCAAATACTGAGGAATTACAAAAGAAAATTAATGATAAAGCGAAAGGTGCCGAAGTTAAGTATCAACCAGCAGAAGAAACAAGTGCTTGGGTAACATTCTTTACTTCAATCATTCCATTTGTCATCATCTTCATTTTATTCTTCTTCTTATTAAACCAAGCTCAAGGCGGCGGTAGCCGTGTTATGAACTTCGGGAAAAGTAAGGCGAAGTTATATAATGATGAAAAGAAAAAAGTTCGTTTCAGAGATGTTGCTGGAGCGGATGAAGAGAAACAAGAACTTGTTGAGGTAGTTGAATTCTTGAAAGACCCTCGTAAGTTCTCTGAAGTTGGTGCTCGTATTCCAAAGGGTGTCCTATTAGTTGGACCTCCAGGTACAGGTAAAACTTTATTAGCGCGTGCTGTTGCAGGTGAGGCTGGCGTTCCATTCTTCTCTATCAGTGGTTCTGACTTCGTAGAGATGTTTGTCGGTGTCGGTGCATCACGTGTACGTGATTTATTTGAAAATGCAAAGAAAAATGCTCCTTGTATCATTTTCATTGATGAAATTGATGCAGTAGGTCGTCAACGTGGCGCAGGTCTTGGTGGTGGTCATGATGAGCGTGAGCAAACATTGAACCAATTACTTGTTGAAATGGATGGATTCGGTGCAAACGAAGGTATTATTATCGTTGCTGCGACAAACCGTCCAGACATTCTTGACCCAGCGTTATTACGTCCAGGTCGTTTTGACCGTCAAATTACAGTAGATCGTCCAGATGTAAATGGCCGTGAAGCTGTATTGAAAGTACATGCGCGTAATAAACCACTTGATGAGCATATTAATTTAAGAGCGATTGCGACTCGTACACCAGGATTCTCTGGTGCGGATCTTGAAAACTTATTAAACGAAGCTGCTTTAGTAGCTGCACGTCAAGATAAGAAGAAAATTGATATGAGTGATATCGATGAAGCGACGGATCGTGTTATTGCAGGTCCAGCTAAGAAAAGTCGTGTTATCTCTGAAAAAGAACGTAATATCGTTGCTTTCCATGAAGCAGGTCATACTGTAATTGGTGTTGTTCTCGATGAAGCTGATGTCGTTCATAAAGTAACAATTGTCCCTCGTGGTCAGGCTGGTGGATATGCGGTAATGCTTCCGAAAGAAGATCGTTACTTCATGACAAAGCCAGAGTTACTTGATAAAATCACTGGTTTACTTGGTGGCCGAGTAGCTGAGGAGATTGTATTTGGTGAAGTGAGTACAGGTGCTCATAATGACTTCCAACGTGCGACTGGTATTGCAAGACGCATGGTTACGGAATTTGGTATGAGTGACAAACTTGGACCGATGCAATTTGGTAGCTCGCAAGGTGGTCAAGTGTTCTTAGGAAGAGACTTCCACTCAGAACAAAACTATAGTGATGCGATTGCACATGAAATCGATATGGAAATGCAATCAATTATGAAAGAATGTTATGCTCGTGCAAAACAAATTCTTACTGAAAACCGTGATAAACTAGATATTATCGCGCAAACGTTACTTGAAGTAGAAACGTTAGATGCAGAGCAAATCAATCATTTATGTGATTACGGCAGATTGCCAGAACGTCCAACATCTTCAGATGATGTGAAAGTAAACATCAACATGAAGAAAGACGATGAAGATAAAGAAGATAAGTAA
- a CDS encoding type III pantothenate kinase: protein MIFVLDVGNTNAVLGVFEEGELRQHWRMETDRHKTEDEYGMLVKQLLEHEGLSFEDVKGIIVSSVVPPIMFALERMCEKYFKIKPLVVGPGIKTGLNIKYENPREVGADRIVNAVAGIHLYGSPLIIVDFGTATTYCYINEEKHYMGGVITPGIMISAEALYSRAAKLPRIEITKPSSVVGKNTVSAMQSGILYGYVGQVEGIVKRMKEEARQEPKVIATGGLAKLISEESNVIDIVDPFLTLKGLYMLYERNANLQHEKGE from the coding sequence ATGATTTTTGTATTGGATGTAGGGAACACAAATGCTGTACTAGGTGTGTTTGAAGAGGGGGAACTTCGTCAGCATTGGCGCATGGAAACAGATCGTCATAAGACAGAAGATGAATATGGAATGCTTGTAAAGCAATTGCTTGAGCATGAGGGTCTTTCGTTTGAAGATGTGAAAGGTATTATTGTGTCTTCAGTTGTACCACCAATTATGTTTGCTTTAGAGCGCATGTGTGAAAAATATTTTAAAATTAAACCGCTTGTAGTAGGGCCTGGGATAAAAACAGGACTAAATATTAAATATGAAAATCCGCGTGAAGTAGGCGCAGACCGAATTGTAAATGCAGTAGCAGGAATCCACTTATATGGAAGTCCGCTTATTATCGTTGATTTTGGTACGGCTACTACATATTGTTATATTAACGAAGAAAAGCATTATATGGGTGGAGTTATTACACCAGGAATTATGATTTCAGCAGAGGCTTTATATAGCAGAGCAGCAAAACTTCCTCGTATCGAAATTACAAAACCAAGCAGTGTTGTTGGGAAAAATACAGTAAGTGCGATGCAATCTGGTATTCTTTATGGTTATGTTGGACAAGTGGAAGGTATTGTTAAGCGTATGAAAGAAGAAGCTAGACAAGAACCTAAAGTTATTGCAACAGGTGGATTGGCAAAATTAATTTCCGAAGAATCGAATGTAATTGATATTGTAGATCCGTTTTTAACGTTAAAAGGTTTGTATATGTTATATGAACGTAATGCAAATTTACAGCATGAGAAAGGTGAATAA
- the hslO gene encoding redox-regulated molecular chaperone HslO has translation MKDYLVKALAFDGEVRAYSVRTTNTVSEAQRRHDTWRTASAALGRSLTAGTMMGAMLKGEQKLTIKVEGNGPIGPILVDAHANGDVRGYVTNPHVDFEGTEQGKLRVYQAVGTEGFVTVIKDIGMREPFIGQSPIVSGELGEDFTYYFAVSEQTPSSVGVGVLVNGDDSILAAGGFILQIMPGAQDETISFIEDRLQKIPPVSTLIEQGLSPEELLYAVLGEDKVKVLETMDVQFNCTCSRERIESVLISLGKTELEQVREEEEETEVHCHFCNERYKFSKEDITNLIENL, from the coding sequence ATGAAAGATTATTTAGTAAAAGCGTTAGCGTTTGATGGAGAAGTGCGTGCGTATAGTGTGCGTACAACAAATACAGTAAGTGAGGCGCAAAGACGTCATGATACATGGAGAACAGCTTCAGCGGCACTAGGGCGTTCTTTAACTGCGGGTACAATGATGGGTGCAATGTTAAAAGGTGAGCAAAAGTTAACAATTAAGGTAGAAGGTAACGGTCCAATTGGCCCTATCTTAGTAGATGCTCATGCAAATGGAGATGTACGTGGTTATGTAACGAATCCGCATGTTGATTTTGAAGGAACAGAACAAGGGAAGTTACGTGTATATCAAGCGGTAGGTACAGAGGGGTTTGTAACTGTAATTAAAGATATTGGAATGCGTGAGCCGTTTATTGGTCAATCTCCAATCGTTTCAGGAGAATTAGGAGAAGACTTTACGTATTATTTTGCAGTTTCTGAACAAACGCCTTCTTCTGTAGGTGTTGGTGTTCTTGTAAATGGAGATGATAGCATATTAGCGGCAGGTGGATTTATCCTTCAAATTATGCCGGGTGCGCAAGATGAAACGATTTCATTTATTGAAGACCGTTTACAAAAGATTCCGCCTGTATCAACGTTGATTGAACAAGGCCTTTCTCCGGAAGAGCTACTATATGCAGTTCTTGGAGAAGATAAAGTAAAAGTATTAGAAACAATGGATGTTCAATTTAATTGCACATGCTCACGCGAGCGTATTGAGAGTGTATTAATTAGTTTAGGTAAAACAGAGTTAGAGCAAGTTCGTGAAGAAGAGGAAGAGACGGAAGTTCACTGTCATTTCTGTAATGAACGATACAAGTTCTCTAAAGAAGATATTACAAATTTAATCGAGAATTTGTAA
- the cysK gene encoding cysteine synthase A yields MRVAQSVSELIGKTPIVKLNRIVESDSADIYLKLEFMNPGSSVKDRIALAMIEDAEKKGLLKEGDTIIEPTSGNTGIGLAMVAAAKGYNAILVMPETMSIERRNLLRAYGAELVLTPGPEGMGGAIRKATELAKEHGYFIPQQFKNQSNPEIHRLTTGPEIIEQMGDQLDAFIAGIGTGGTITGAGEVLKEAYKDIKIYAVEPADSPVLSGGKPGPHKIQGIGAGFVPETLDVEVYDEIIQVKTEQAFEYARRVAKEEGILVGISSGAVIYAATEVAKKLGKGKKVLVIIPSNGERYLSTPLYQFES; encoded by the coding sequence ATGCGAGTGGCACAATCAGTTTCAGAATTAATCGGGAAAACGCCGATCGTTAAGTTGAACCGCATCGTAGAATCAGACAGCGCAGATATATACTTAAAATTAGAATTTATGAATCCGGGGAGTAGCGTTAAAGATCGTATTGCATTAGCTATGATTGAAGATGCTGAAAAAAAGGGATTATTAAAAGAAGGCGATACAATCATTGAGCCGACAAGTGGTAACACAGGAATTGGTTTAGCGATGGTAGCGGCTGCTAAAGGATATAATGCAATCTTAGTAATGCCAGAAACAATGAGTATTGAGCGTCGTAATTTATTACGTGCTTACGGTGCGGAATTAGTATTGACTCCAGGGCCTGAAGGAATGGGTGGAGCAATTCGTAAAGCGACTGAATTAGCAAAAGAGCATGGCTACTTTATACCACAACAGTTCAAAAACCAATCGAATCCAGAAATTCACCGTTTAACAACGGGTCCAGAAATTATTGAACAAATGGGCGACCAATTAGATGCGTTTATTGCAGGTATTGGTACAGGTGGAACGATCACTGGTGCTGGTGAAGTACTGAAGGAAGCGTATAAAGATATTAAAATTTATGCGGTAGAACCTGCAGATTCACCAGTATTATCTGGTGGGAAACCAGGTCCACATAAAATCCAAGGAATTGGGGCGGGATTTGTTCCGGAGACGTTGGATGTAGAAGTATATGATGAAATTATTCAAGTGAAAACAGAGCAAGCATTTGAATATGCGAGAAGAGTGGCTAAAGAGGAAGGTATTTTAGTTGGTATTTCTTCGGGCGCGGTTATTTATGCAGCAACAGAAGTTGCGAAAAAGTTAGGTAAAGGGAAAAAGGTACTTGTTATTATCCCGAGTAACGGTGAACGTTATTTAAGTACACCACTTTATCAATTTGAATCATAA